The proteins below come from a single Paludibacter jiangxiensis genomic window:
- a CDS encoding RagB/SusD family nutrient uptake outer membrane protein, giving the protein MKTIKFLTIIGVVALASFTLSSCVNDLDVTPLNKSISTETTTFSNTSGAYISYLAKVYAGFATGGIQGGDANVDVVGMDGGSQAGYLRPLWNLQELPTEEAMCCWNDQTIGNFHALNWTASDVFIKGFYSRLYYQITIATAFLQETTDDKLASRNVSSTLKDSIATFRAEARFLRALAYYNVLDMFRNGPLVNDASPIGSATLPAYADSQTIFKFIESELTDCQAKLSNPVVGNSNQYGHANKAAAWSLLARLYLNANAFLGTNDAKYYTSCIENCNKVTAIGYTLEPVYQNLFVTDNYNSKEIIFPIVIDGTNLTSWGGMQFLECSATASDGSYNPLNAPGTWGGNRATMQFLDRFKSMSNYQDDARYKMLYTGYNHTSIDDQSDFKQGVQVFKFSNLSSTGVKNTASFASTDFPMFRLGDIYLMYVEAFLRGGAGANQTTALKYINDLSKRANSISGGNYSASDLTLSFILEERAREMFWECTRRTDLVRFGKLTDANYVWQWKAGVKAGAGSDSYRNYYPIPTADLTANTNLKQNTGY; this is encoded by the coding sequence ATGAAAACAATAAAATTTCTAACTATTATAGGTGTGGTTGCGTTAGCATCATTTACTCTTAGTTCTTGTGTAAATGATTTGGACGTGACGCCGTTAAATAAATCTATTTCTACAGAGACAACAACATTCTCTAATACATCAGGCGCTTATATCAGCTATTTGGCAAAAGTTTATGCAGGATTTGCTACCGGTGGTATTCAGGGAGGTGATGCAAACGTAGACGTAGTGGGAATGGACGGAGGTAGCCAGGCTGGCTATTTACGCCCGTTATGGAACTTGCAGGAATTACCTACCGAAGAAGCAATGTGTTGCTGGAACGACCAAACAATTGGAAATTTCCATGCTTTGAACTGGACTGCATCTGATGTGTTCATTAAAGGTTTTTATTCTCGTTTGTACTATCAGATAACTATTGCAACAGCATTTCTTCAGGAAACTACTGATGATAAACTTGCATCTAGAAATGTTTCATCAACATTGAAAGACTCTATTGCTACTTTTAGAGCAGAGGCTCGTTTTCTGCGCGCTTTGGCTTACTACAATGTGCTTGATATGTTTCGTAACGGACCTCTTGTAAATGATGCAAGTCCTATTGGTTCTGCAACGTTGCCGGCTTATGCTGATTCTCAAACTATCTTTAAATTTATCGAAAGTGAACTTACCGATTGTCAGGCAAAATTGAGTAATCCGGTAGTTGGTAATTCAAATCAGTATGGACATGCAAACAAAGCTGCTGCATGGTCATTGCTGGCTCGTTTATATTTGAATGCCAATGCTTTCCTTGGAACAAATGATGCCAAATATTACACTTCTTGTATTGAAAACTGTAACAAAGTGACTGCTATCGGTTATACTTTGGAACCGGTTTATCAAAACCTTTTTGTTACGGATAATTACAATTCAAAAGAGATTATTTTCCCAATCGTAATAGATGGTACTAATCTTACATCATGGGGTGGAATGCAATTCCTGGAATGTTCTGCAACCGCTTCCGACGGATCATACAATCCTTTGAATGCTCCGGGTACCTGGGGTGGTAACCGTGCCACTATGCAATTCCTTGATAGGTTTAAATCAATGTCGAATTATCAGGATGATGCTCGTTATAAAATGTTGTATACAGGTTATAACCATACAAGTATTGATGATCAGTCGGATTTCAAACAAGGTGTACAGGTTTTCAAATTTAGCAACTTGAGTAGTACAGGAGTTAAAAATACGGCTTCTTTCGCTAGCACTGACTTTCCAATGTTTCGTTTAGGTGACATATACCTGATGTATGTAGAAGCATTTTTACGCGGAGGTGCAGGAGCAAACCAAACTACAGCATTGAAATATATTAATGATTTGAGTAAAAGAGCAAACTCTATTTCAGGAGGAAACTATAGCGCTTCTGATTTGACTCTTTCATTTATTCTGGAAGAACGTGCCCGTGAAATGTTTTGGGAATGTACCCGTCGTACAGACTTGGTTCGTTTTGGCAAACTAACGGATGCTAACTATGTATGGCAGTGGAAAGCAGGAGTAAAGGCCGGAGCAGGATCGGATAGCTATAGAAACTATTATCCAATACCAACCGCAGACCTGACAGCCAATACAAATTTGAAACAAAATACCGGTTATTGA
- a CDS encoding SusE domain-containing protein has protein sequence MKKILIFTAFLMAVIFVGCSDDAKLMISANPVAPVLSAPSQSTTAYVKDSAAYILSMDSTGLAETFKVSAADYGVSAPVTYSLQIDKAGNNFANAQTITSSSTTSLAVTVVQLYNAMTGATALNLPTNVKASIDVRVMATIGASLQPAYSNVKTIIVKPLPSLKPYYAVTPKPYYIIGLGDGAWNNSPAGLGVSLYPMSVVSGFAYTSAGAGTFTFTGYFKASRTFKLIRDVGSWNEQWGNSGQDGIDNPVHNDGGSKNFKVPSDGYYTITLNSISNTVKIVAASAPAKSFGAIGMIGEFNGWGTDVAMTASETTNNHYWYTTYTFSSDFTPPVGSGGMKFRADAAWTNNWGAGYFPVGIGTNGGTNVPHMAGTYKALFNDVDGCYYFVKL, from the coding sequence ATGAAAAAAATATTAATTTTCACTGCTTTTTTAATGGCAGTAATATTCGTAGGATGTTCGGATGATGCTAAATTGATGATTTCGGCAAATCCCGTAGCTCCTGTATTAAGTGCTCCCAGCCAATCGACTACAGCCTATGTAAAAGATTCAGCTGCATATATTTTAAGTATGGATAGCACAGGTCTTGCAGAAACTTTCAAAGTGTCTGCTGCAGATTACGGAGTGAGCGCTCCGGTAACTTATAGCCTTCAGATTGATAAAGCAGGTAATAATTTTGCTAATGCGCAGACGATTACAAGTTCTTCAACAACGAGTTTGGCAGTAACAGTAGTGCAGCTGTATAATGCTATGACAGGTGCAACCGCTCTGAACCTTCCAACAAATGTAAAGGCAAGTATTGATGTGCGCGTCATGGCAACAATCGGAGCTTCTTTGCAGCCTGCTTACTCAAATGTAAAAACCATTATTGTAAAACCATTACCATCTTTGAAACCGTATTACGCGGTAACTCCTAAACCATATTATATTATTGGCTTGGGTGATGGAGCATGGAACAATAGTCCGGCAGGTCTTGGGGTTTCTTTATATCCTATGAGTGTTGTCAGTGGATTTGCTTATACCAGTGCCGGTGCCGGAACATTTACATTTACGGGTTACTTTAAAGCATCGAGAACATTCAAGTTGATTCGCGATGTAGGTAGCTGGAATGAACAATGGGGTAACTCAGGTCAGGATGGCATAGATAATCCTGTTCATAATGATGGAGGTTCGAAAAACTTTAAAGTACCCTCTGATGGTTATTATACCATTACATTGAATTCAATTTCAAATACGGTGAAAATTGTAGCAGCCAGTGCTCCTGCCAAATCTTTCGGTGCTATTGGTATGATTGGTGAATTTAACGGCTGGGGAACAGATGTTGCTATGACAGCATCCGAAACTACCAATAATCACTACTGGTACACAACTTATACATTTAGTTCGGATTTCACACCTCCGGTAGGAAGTGGTGGAATGAAATTCCGCGCAGATGCCGCATGGACCAATAACTGGGGTGCAGGTTATTTCCCGGTTGGAATCGGGACAAACGGAGGTACCAATGTTCCTCACATGGCCGGAACATACAAAGCCTTGTTTAATGACGTTGACGGATGTTACTATTTCGTGAAACTGTAA